GCGTAAGAAGCTCGACAGGGATTTCGATTCCAAACTCATCCATACACAGGTAGGCATGGGCTATATCCTGAAAGAAAATTCCTGATTGCTGATTGAAGATCAAGTATAAAATAACCGCCCTCTTTGCATTACTGGCTACTGCCATCATGTTATTAAGCAGTGTGAGTGTTTATTACTTCACTTCCAGCGACCGCGCCGAAGCATTCAAGAGGCGCCTGAAAGGCCGCGCCAACAACAATGCACAGATCTATTCCATCTTCGGAGACAGTAGTATCAAATTACTGGCGCAGATAGATTCGGGTTCTGTAAGCACACTACCCCGCAAGAGCGTGGTGATCTTCGATTACCTGGAAAACCAGTTGTACACTTTCAATGCAACAGGTGAAACCACTCCGGAAGTTGACAAGACTGTGCTGGAGAGGGCCCGCATGGATGAGGATGTTTATTTCAAAGTGAAAGGACGTGAAGCCATCGCCTTCCATCATACAGATGCACGCAATCGCATTGTAATTGTTGTTGCTGCCTATGATGAAGACGGGTGGGCAAGGCTGGTGCAACTCCGGCATATCCTCTTTCTCGGGCTCCTGATCGGGATTGCCATTGCGCTGATCGGCGGATGGGTTTTCTCGGTACAACTGGTCAGGCCGTTATCCATGATCATACAGGAAGTAAAAGATATTTCTTCGCAAAACCTTTCTCACAGGCTGGAAGCCGGAAGCGGCCATGATGAACTTCATCAACTGGCCAATACTTTCAACGAGCTGTTGAACCGTCTGCAGGAATCCTTCATGATACAACGCAGATTTATCTCCAATGCATCGCATGAATTGAGCACTCCGCTCACTTCCATCTCCAGTCAACTGGAAGTTACCCTGCACAAGGACCGCAATATCGAAGAATACAAACAGGTGATGCTGAGTATCCGCGAAGACGTAAAGCAGATGCAGCAACTCACCAAAAGCCTGCTGGAAATTGCAAAGACGGGCTCACAGGGGACCATCGAACTGGTTGAAGTACGCATCGATGAAGTGATGTTCAAAGTAATGGGGGATGTACAAAAGATCAGTCCGGATTACAAAGTGGAATTGCATTTTGAAGATATCCCTGAAGACGACAGAGAGTTCCTTGTGTTCGGCAACAGCGATCTGTTGTACAGCGCCATCAAGAACTTTGTGGAGAATGGATGTAAGTATTCGCAGGATCATACTTCATGGGTTGATCTCAGTTTTCAGAGCGGGCAGATCATCATTCGCGTGAAGAATCAGGGTGATGTGATTGCTGAAGAAGAGATCGAACATATCTTCCAACCCTTTTACCGTACCAATTCTGCCGCTACCCGTACGAAGGGATTTGGCCTGGGGCTGGCGCTGGCCAAAAGGATCATCGGATTGCACAAAGGAGCTATCAATGTGCAGAGTGATATCGTTGCCGGCACCGTCTTCACCATCGTTTTACCCAGTATCAAAGCTTTCTCACGTTGATTTAATTCCTTTTTAATGCTGGTTTAATGCGCGTTTAAGGGGTTTAGATCACATTTGTCGACTTATAAAATGGCATGAACTACCGATTGCTAATTCAGTGGATCCCTCTTTGTTGTATTATCGCTCTGTTGGTAGCTGGCGCAATGCTCAAACAAAAGAACGTTGAGCTTGCTTCAAAGCAGAAGCGATTGATGCTTCAAAATGATTCCATCCTCTCCGTAAATATTGCGCTGGAAAAACAGCTTGCAAAACTTCAAAAGTCGCTTGACAGTCTGCGTCCTCATTAGGGTGAAACCCTTACTGCGTCTTACTTTAATAGGCTTTTAATACACACTTAACTGGGTTTTAATTACTTAAGCATAGCTTTATTTAAAGGGGAAGTCCGATAGCATGAATAAGCTGTTCAATAATATCCTGGTTCCTGTTGAATTCAGTAAACAAAGCAGCCAGGTGATCAGTCAGGCGGTAATGATCGCCAATCACTTCAGGTGTGATCTGCACCTGGTGTATGTGGAGCATAATAGTATGGCGGATGCAGAGAAGCATCTGGTACAGGCGCTCACGGAAGGTGAGCTGGCCGATTATGAAGTGGAGATGATGGAACTCAAGGCAGCTTTCCAGCCACAATTGGAAGATGGCCTGCAGCTCATAACGGCTATGCGCAGGGGCAGCAGGGAACAGCATGTTACTTCTTACGCTTTACAGCACGCAATAGACCTCATAATCGTAGAAAAGCCGCGAAGCATTCTTCCCATGCGGTTTTCAAGATCTTTCAATATCAACAGGATCTCCAAGAAGACCGGCTGCCCGGTACTGACCGTAAAAGGAACGGCCAGGCTGGAAGCGATCAAAAATATCGTGTTGCCGGTGGATGCACATCTTCCATTGAGAAAAGTGATGTTTGCCAGTTACCTGGCCAGGCATTTCAATGCAAGGATCCACCTGATCGCATTGAGTGAGCCCGGAGAGGAAGACAATGTAGAGAACAAAGTATACCTCTATAAAACTTACCAGTTACTGCGCGAGAACACCAATCTCACAGTGGAATGTCATACCGTGCATGGCGGCAATATTGCTGATACCACATTGGAGTATGCCCGCCAGATCAACGCAGACCTGATAGTGGTGAATCCCGGCAAGGAAATGCTGTTGAGCGGGTTTGTGAACAGGCTGTTTGCCCGCCTCCTCTTCAATGAAAGCAGGATCCCGGTAATGACTGTAGCGCCCGCCCGTTAATCCGTCATTTGTTTGAATACGCATACGATCCGTACCCTTACTTTCTTTCCTGGTTACGATAATTTAATCCGCTTCCGTTACGGAAATCCAGGAGTATTGTCGTAACTTTTACGTCCTCCCAAATACATACCGTCATTCAGTGTAGGCTATCCGTCTGTATGGACCAACGATTGATTGCTTAGGCATTGTTTTCTGCAAATCCTAAAATGGAGCGATCATGAAAACGCATGAATATCCTTACGTGAACAAACGGAAAAAGACAATCCGTTTTGTGGTGCACAACAGTTGCGCCGACCATATTGCACTCTGCGGCAGTTTCAATCACTGGGAACATGATAAACTATTGCTGAAGCACGACAAAAAAGGGCAATGGTATATCGAGATCCCCATGCTGCCCGAGGGGAAATATCATTACAAATTCTTTATCGACGACAGGATGTGGATGGAAGACATCGAGAATATGCACCGTGAGCCCGATGGTGTTTCGGGATGGAACAGTGTATTGATGATCGGTTGATCCTATGCGTTATTGTACATCTTGTAAACAGGCTCGCGGATGGCATCGCCTTTATCAGAGCAGATGAAATCCAGCAGGTCAGCTATTTGCTCCGGCTTCACCCATTTGCTGGTGTCTGCATC
This portion of the Pseudobacter ginsenosidimutans genome encodes:
- a CDS encoding universal stress protein — its product is MNKLFNNILVPVEFSKQSSQVISQAVMIANHFRCDLHLVYVEHNSMADAEKHLVQALTEGELADYEVEMMELKAAFQPQLEDGLQLITAMRRGSREQHVTSYALQHAIDLIIVEKPRSILPMRFSRSFNINRISKKTGCPVLTVKGTARLEAIKNIVLPVDAHLPLRKVMFASYLARHFNARIHLIALSEPGEEDNVENKVYLYKTYQLLRENTNLTVECHTVHGGNIADTTLEYARQINADLIVVNPGKEMLLSGFVNRLFARLLFNESRIPVMTVAPAR
- a CDS encoding sensor histidine kinase, which gives rise to MKIKYKITALFALLATAIMLLSSVSVYYFTSSDRAEAFKRRLKGRANNNAQIYSIFGDSSIKLLAQIDSGSVSTLPRKSVVIFDYLENQLYTFNATGETTPEVDKTVLERARMDEDVYFKVKGREAIAFHHTDARNRIVIVVAAYDEDGWARLVQLRHILFLGLLIGIAIALIGGWVFSVQLVRPLSMIIQEVKDISSQNLSHRLEAGSGHDELHQLANTFNELLNRLQESFMIQRRFISNASHELSTPLTSISSQLEVTLHKDRNIEEYKQVMLSIREDVKQMQQLTKSLLEIAKTGSQGTIELVEVRIDEVMFKVMGDVQKISPDYKVELHFEDIPEDDREFLVFGNSDLLYSAIKNFVENGCKYSQDHTSWVDLSFQSGQIIIRVKNQGDVIAEEEIEHIFQPFYRTNSAATRTKGFGLGLALAKRIIGLHKGAINVQSDIVAGTVFTIVLPSIKAFSR